A genomic stretch from Chitinophagaceae bacterium includes:
- a CDS encoding cellulase family glycosylhydrolase, with product MKKIVVLFLILISGSISFAQKKQGKSISFLHTAGQDIVNESGKKVFLKGVGLGNWLLPEGYMWKFGGLGDRPRKIEKAVADLIGKEKAERFWKTFRQNYITEADIKRIAELGFNSVRPALNSRLFLTEGENPVYVEEGFQLMDSLVTWCKKYNLYVIIDMHGAPGGQTGANIDDSPNDIPELFIEKKYQDQLVDLWVKLAQKYKDEPVVAAYDLLNEPLPTNTGSANKYKHLLEPLYKRITAAIRKVDQKHMITLEGFNWSNDWSLFTKPFDNNVFYQFHYYCWARPDNLNGIDQYLKKRDELNTPIWVGETGEKGNSIYWATTQLFESKNIGFSFWPWKKMDTQNTPYSINKPGNWDLISEYSKGGAKPDALLAEKIFNELLENIKLSNCSYFEDVCNAILTRVPAKIEAENYGHDGFNRSYFVSDTVNKSKFYRKDEPVKINLDSKVKDQFWSEQSIELQQSEWVVYRFESLTSRKYSLILRTSATEPAQLTIVINNKSVNIDVANTEFNEVSIGDYKLKKGRNIIKVIAKSKAVKVDWITCN from the coding sequence ATGAAAAAAATTGTAGTCCTGTTTTTAATCTTAATCAGTGGAAGTATTTCTTTTGCACAAAAAAAGCAGGGAAAGAGTATAAGCTTTTTGCATACTGCCGGCCAGGATATTGTAAACGAATCTGGCAAAAAAGTATTTTTAAAAGGTGTTGGATTAGGAAACTGGTTGTTGCCAGAGGGATATATGTGGAAGTTCGGAGGCCTTGGTGACCGTCCACGCAAAATAGAAAAAGCAGTTGCTGATCTGATTGGGAAAGAAAAGGCAGAACGTTTCTGGAAAACATTCAGGCAAAACTATATTACCGAAGCTGATATTAAACGGATTGCTGAACTGGGCTTTAATTCTGTGCGGCCTGCACTAAATTCAAGATTGTTTTTAACGGAAGGTGAAAACCCGGTTTATGTAGAAGAAGGATTTCAGTTAATGGATTCCTTAGTTACCTGGTGTAAAAAGTATAACCTGTATGTGATTATTGATATGCACGGCGCACCTGGTGGACAAACAGGAGCGAATATTGATGACAGCCCGAATGATATTCCCGAACTTTTTATTGAAAAAAAATACCAGGATCAATTGGTTGATCTCTGGGTTAAACTTGCACAGAAATATAAAGACGAACCTGTTGTTGCAGCTTATGATTTATTAAATGAACCGCTGCCCACCAATACCGGATCTGCAAATAAGTACAAGCATTTACTTGAGCCGCTTTATAAACGTATTACTGCTGCTATACGCAAAGTTGATCAGAAACATATGATTACGCTGGAAGGCTTTAACTGGTCGAACGATTGGTCGCTTTTTACAAAGCCATTTGATAACAATGTGTTTTATCAGTTTCATTATTATTGCTGGGCCCGGCCTGATAATTTAAATGGCATTGATCAATATCTGAAAAAAAGGGATGAGCTCAATACACCAATATGGGTTGGCGAAACAGGTGAAAAAGGAAATAGCATTTATTGGGCAACAACGCAATTGTTCGAGTCCAAAAACATTGGATTTTCTTTCTGGCCCTGGAAAAAAATGGACACACAGAATACTCCATATTCAATTAATAAGCCCGGTAATTGGGATTTGATTTCTGAATATTCAAAGGGGGGTGCAAAGCCTGATGCTTTACTTGCTGAAAAAATCTTCAATGAATTACTGGAGAATATCAAACTATCCAACTGCAGCTACTTCGAGGATGTTTGCAATGCAATTTTAACAAGAGTCCCTGCAAAAATTGAAGCTGAAAATTATGGGCATGATGGGTTTAACCGTTCTTATTTTGTTTCAGACACAGTAAACAAGTCAAAGTTTTACAGAAAGGATGAGCCGGTAAAAATAAATCTTGACAGCAAGGTGAAAGATCAGTTTTGGTCGGAGCAGTCTATTGAACTTCAGCAGTCAGAATGGGTGGTTTATAGGTTTGAAAGTTTGACTTCCAGAAAATATAGCCTCATTCTGAGAACGTCGGCAACTGAGCCTGCACAACTGACAATTGTTATCAACAATAAATCAGTAAATATCGATGTAGCCAATACAGAGTTCAATGAAGTAAGTATTGGAGATTATAAACTGAAAAAAGGGCGAAACATAATTAAGGTAATTGCTAAATCAAAAGCTGTAAAAGTGGATTGGATAACATGTAACTGA
- the rbsK gene encoding ribokinase, with the protein MSTNRIIVIGSSNTDMVVKSSVLPKPGETILGGTFLMNAGGKGANQAVAAARLGGNVTLVAKVGNDIFGKQSIDGFKTEKINTDFVFIDKGTPSGTALIMVNEEGENCIVVAPGANAQLLPADIEQVKDISDAAIVLMQLEIPMETIEAVAKNAKANHQKVIINPAPAQKLSDELLNGIFLITPNETEATLLTGIKVEGETTASQAADIFLSKGVQNVIITLGKQGAFFQNKAVKFKIDAPVVKAMDTTAAGDTFSGALTVAVTEKMSWQQAVQFAVAAASISVTRMGAQASVPYRKEIPK; encoded by the coding sequence GTGAGTACAAACAGGATAATCGTTATTGGCAGTTCCAATACAGACATGGTTGTAAAATCATCAGTGCTTCCAAAGCCGGGGGAAACAATATTGGGAGGAACTTTCCTGATGAATGCAGGTGGCAAAGGAGCAAACCAGGCTGTTGCTGCTGCAAGATTGGGTGGCAATGTTACGCTGGTTGCAAAAGTTGGCAATGATATTTTTGGAAAGCAAAGTATTGATGGATTCAAAACAGAAAAGATCAATACTGATTTTGTTTTTATTGATAAAGGAACTCCATCAGGCACAGCTTTAATTATGGTGAATGAAGAAGGGGAGAATTGCATTGTGGTTGCACCCGGTGCCAATGCTCAGCTTTTACCTGCAGATATTGAACAGGTGAAAGATATCTCTGATGCAGCAATTGTTTTAATGCAACTCGAAATTCCAATGGAAACAATTGAAGCTGTTGCAAAAAATGCAAAAGCAAATCATCAGAAGGTAATTATTAACCCTGCACCGGCACAAAAACTATCTGACGAATTATTGAATGGAATATTCCTCATCACTCCAAATGAAACAGAAGCAACATTACTGACTGGCATTAAAGTGGAAGGTGAAACAACTGCATCGCAGGCTGCTGATATTTTTTTAAGCAAAGGAGTGCAGAATGTGATTATCACTTTAGGAAAGCAAGGTGCATTCTTCCAAAATAAAGCTGTGAAATTTAAAATAGATGCTCCTGTTGTAAAAGCAATGGATACAACTGCTGCAGGTGATACTTTCAGCGGAGCATTAACTGTTGCTGTTACTGAAAAGATGAGTTGGCAACAGGCTGTTCAATTTGCAGTGGCGGCGGCTTCCATTTCTGTAACAAGAATGGGAGCACAGGCATCGGTGCCATACAGAAAAGAAATTCCCAAATAG
- a CDS encoding multidrug DMT transporter permease, producing MFIVENYSLAIALCVVTMLCWGSWANTTKLTTKTWRFELLYWDYGFGILLTTLILAFTLGSNGTEGRAFIDDIKQADNRSFISAFAGGIIFNLANILLVAAIGIAGMSVAFPVGIGIALVLGVIVNYISAPQGNPVLIFGGVALITLAIILNARAYQRLQTNTEGGVSKKGLLVSVVSGCLMGLFYKYVADSMVTDFNVPETGKLTPYTALVFFAIGVVISSFVFNTLQMKRPFAGAPVSFNTYFKGKLKDHLIGILGGTIWCVGMSLSIIASGKAGPAVSYGLGQGATVVAALWGIYVWKEFDKAPKGTKPLLNIMLLLYIAGLAMIILSK from the coding sequence ATGTTTATTGTAGAAAATTACAGCTTAGCCATTGCACTTTGTGTAGTAACTATGTTATGCTGGGGTTCATGGGCCAATACAACAAAGCTTACAACTAAAACCTGGCGTTTTGAACTATTGTATTGGGATTATGGGTTTGGCATTTTGCTAACCACTTTAATTCTTGCATTTACACTGGGAAGCAACGGAACTGAAGGCAGGGCTTTTATCGATGATATAAAACAGGCTGATAACCGCAGTTTCATATCTGCTTTTGCAGGTGGTATAATTTTTAACCTGGCAAATATATTACTGGTTGCAGCTATTGGCATTGCAGGAATGTCTGTTGCATTTCCTGTTGGTATTGGTATTGCTTTAGTTCTGGGTGTAATTGTCAATTATATTTCAGCGCCACAGGGAAATCCTGTGTTGATATTTGGAGGCGTTGCTTTAATTACTCTTGCCATTATTCTGAATGCAAGAGCATATCAAAGATTACAGACGAATACAGAAGGAGGCGTTTCTAAAAAAGGATTACTCGTGTCTGTTGTAAGCGGATGTTTAATGGGTTTGTTTTACAAATATGTTGCCGATTCAATGGTTACTGATTTCAATGTACCTGAAACAGGCAAGCTTACTCCTTACACAGCATTGGTATTTTTTGCCATTGGTGTTGTTATCAGCAGTTTTGTTTTTAATACGCTGCAAATGAAGCGACCTTTTGCAGGGGCACCGGTTTCTTTCAATACATATTTTAAAGGAAAATTGAAAGATCACCTGATTGGAATTTTAGGTGGGACTATCTGGTGTGTGGGAATGTCATTAAGTATTATAGCATCAGGAAAGGCTGGTCCTGCTGTATCTTATGGCTTAGGCCAGGGTGCTACAGTGGTTGCAGCGCTTTGGGGTATTTATGTATGGAAAGAATTTGATAAAGCACCAAAGGGTACAAAACCATTACTGAACATCATGCTGCTGTTGTATATAGCCGGGTTGGCGATGATTATACTTTCTAAATAG